One genomic region from Sphingobacterium multivorum encodes:
- a CDS encoding phosphatase PAP2 family protein, which yields MSVFVLYAPKLWEALISASLISAFFSIVLKVAFAVPRPAAVFNQTSFLITGKMLLGNNSLPSGHSITIFTTLTVIMYAFMPQRLSYKIMWFFGLTCIGLMLALSRVALGAHYPLDVVSGCIIGYVSGLLGIFFSREFKLWNWVNDQRYYPIFILLFLVFSIVLVNRIINDNLLIFYFTFICLISTLYKIITVYAKK from the coding sequence TTGAGTGTTTTTGTATTATATGCGCCTAAATTATGGGAAGCATTGATATCAGCATCGCTAATTTCAGCTTTTTTTTCCATTGTTTTAAAAGTGGCATTTGCTGTACCACGACCTGCAGCGGTGTTTAATCAAACGAGTTTTTTAATTACTGGTAAGATGCTTCTTGGTAACAATAGCTTGCCTTCGGGCCATTCCATTACGATATTTACAACGCTGACCGTTATCATGTATGCTTTTATGCCGCAACGATTGAGTTATAAAATAATGTGGTTTTTTGGTTTAACATGTATTGGGTTAATGCTTGCTTTATCTCGCGTCGCGTTGGGGGCACATTATCCATTAGATGTAGTTAGTGGCTGTATTATAGGATATGTTTCGGGGCTGCTCGGAATTTTTTTTAGCAGGGAATTTAAATTATGGAATTGGGTCAACGACCAACGGTATTATCCAATTTTCATTTTATTATTCCTCGTTTTCAGTATAGTATTGGTCAATAGAATAATTAATGATAATTTGCTAATATTTTATTTTACATTTATCTGCTTAATTAGTACACTTTATAAAATCATTACCGTTTATGCTAAAAAATAG
- the eptA gene encoding phosphoethanolamine--lipid A transferase EptA, with amino-acid sequence MLKNSLKLVHFVLFMSVLNFIFFHFPFYTFVFKNVDYKSFGGIVLIGSLMILMLVMNAFVLYLFFSASRRFGKSILVLFFLINSVAVYFVNTYSVILDETMIGNILNTRYSESSGFFSLKLIVYLVFLGIIPSIFIIKAKIIKDKPKKFFITSSLSLLFIVILIFANATNWLWIDKNSKTLGALAMPWSYTVNISRFYIHEHQKNKKEILLPDATITDHKKTVVVLVIGESARRDNFSLYGYQKNTNPLLSKTPNLYHFDATSCSTYTTAGVKCILEHKNTDDLYEILPNYLYRNDVDVIWRTSNWGEPPVHIKEYETNDQLATNCKGEGCAYDEVLLTGLKERISSSKKDKIFVVLHTSTSHGPTYSKKYPAQFELFKPVCNSVELGNCSKEELINAYDNTVVYTDYILHNLIEDLKQLKEYKSAMLFVSDHGESLGENNLYMHGLPMSIAPKEQYEIPFIVWVSDHSKQLKPNKTLTQNHVFHSVLKFLDMKSPIYDENMDIFE; translated from the coding sequence ATGCTAAAAAATAGCTTAAAACTAGTTCATTTTGTCCTTTTCATGAGTGTGTTGAATTTTATATTCTTCCATTTTCCATTTTATACTTTTGTTTTTAAAAATGTTGATTATAAGAGTTTTGGGGGCATTGTTCTGATCGGCAGTCTAATGATTTTGATGCTGGTGATGAATGCTTTTGTACTTTATCTATTTTTTTCAGCCTCGCGTCGCTTCGGGAAATCGATACTTGTGTTGTTCTTTCTGATCAATTCAGTAGCCGTTTATTTTGTAAATACCTATAGCGTTATTTTGGATGAAACCATGATCGGCAATATCTTGAATACCCGTTATTCCGAGTCCAGCGGTTTCTTTTCCCTGAAATTGATCGTTTATCTCGTTTTTCTCGGTATTATTCCCAGTATCTTCATTATTAAAGCAAAAATAATAAAGGATAAACCAAAGAAGTTCTTTATCACTTCGTCACTTTCGCTATTATTTATCGTTATTTTAATATTCGCCAATGCGACTAATTGGTTATGGATCGACAAGAATTCGAAGACTTTGGGCGCACTTGCCATGCCGTGGTCTTATACCGTCAATATTTCGCGTTTTTACATTCACGAACATCAAAAAAATAAAAAAGAGATTTTATTGCCAGATGCGACGATAACTGACCACAAAAAGACAGTGGTTGTCCTTGTTATTGGTGAATCTGCTCGAAGGGATAACTTTTCCTTATATGGCTATCAAAAGAATACAAATCCGCTACTTTCCAAAACACCCAACCTTTATCATTTTGACGCAACTTCTTGCTCTACCTATACGACGGCAGGGGTAAAATGTATATTGGAACATAAAAATACAGATGATTTGTACGAAATCCTGCCGAACTATCTCTATAGAAATGATGTCGATGTGATCTGGCGAACAAGTAATTGGGGGGAGCCACCTGTACATATTAAAGAATATGAAACAAATGATCAACTTGCCACAAATTGTAAGGGTGAAGGATGTGCTTACGATGAGGTACTTTTAACAGGTCTAAAGGAGCGAATATCCTCCAGTAAAAAAGATAAAATTTTTGTTGTGCTCCACACAAGTACAAGCCATGGGCCAACATATAGCAAAAAATATCCCGCTCAATTCGAACTGTTTAAACCTGTATGCAATAGTGTTGAACTCGGGAACTGTTCTAAAGAAGAGTTGATCAATGCTTATGATAACACCGTGGTTTATACAGATTATATTTTACATAATCTGATTGAGGATCTAAAACAATTGAAGGAATATAAGAGTGCCATGTTGTTCGTCTCGGACCATGGCGAATCGCTGGGTGAAAATAACCTGTATATGCACGGATTGCCGATGAGCATTGCACCAAAAGAGCAATACGAGATTCCCTTTATTGTTTGGGTGTCTGATCATTCAAAACAGTTGAAACCAAATAAAACGTTGACCCAAAATCACGTATTTCACAGTGTGTTGAAATTTCTGGATATGAAAAGCCCTATTTATGATGAAAATATGGATATTTTCGAATAG
- a CDS encoding class I SAM-dependent methyltransferase, which produces MENFNRKKHWEDIYENKPLESVSWYQPNPEASLHFIEQANLPKKAKIIDIGGGDSFLVDFLLKAGFEDITVLDISNAAVERAKKRLGDEATKVKWIVSDILDFVPDATYDFWHDRATFHFLTVRQEIDRYIKIADQSIAVGGILVVGTFSEQGPKKCSGITIKQYSAQSISDLFQTCFRKIECMTIDHITPFDTKQHFVFCSFRK; this is translated from the coding sequence ATGGAAAATTTTAATCGAAAGAAGCATTGGGAAGACATATACGAAAACAAGCCGCTGGAATCAGTGAGCTGGTATCAGCCCAATCCAGAAGCATCGCTACATTTTATAGAGCAAGCTAACCTTCCAAAAAAGGCGAAAATCATCGATATAGGTGGTGGTGACAGTTTCCTGGTTGATTTCTTGCTGAAAGCAGGATTTGAAGATATTACTGTATTGGACATATCCAACGCGGCAGTTGAACGAGCGAAGAAGCGATTAGGGGATGAGGCGACTAAAGTCAAATGGATTGTTTCGGATATCTTGGATTTCGTTCCCGACGCAACTTATGATTTTTGGCATGATCGGGCCACCTTTCATTTTTTGACTGTTCGCCAGGAGATTGATCGTTACATCAAAATCGCAGATCAATCAATTGCGGTGGGAGGTATTTTAGTTGTTGGAACTTTTTCTGAACAGGGGCCAAAGAAATGTAGTGGCATTACTATTAAACAGTATTCAGCACAATCAATAAGCGATTTATTCCAGACATGTTTTAGGAAAATTGAATGTATGACTATTGACCATATAACACCCTTCGACACGAAACAGCATTTTGTGTTTTGCAGTTTTCGTAAATAG
- a CDS encoding winged helix-turn-helix transcriptional regulator, with product MSITEKAIKQKICPLEFAVNAISGKWKIPIVWRINEGEKRPSEMLRGIATVDRRVLNQQLAEMVNDGILSKQSFHELPPRVEYSLTPLGKSLVEVLWKLNAWGELLLENSNKN from the coding sequence ATGAGTATAACAGAGAAAGCAATAAAACAAAAAATATGTCCATTGGAATTTGCCGTCAATGCAATTAGTGGGAAATGGAAAATTCCGATTGTCTGGCGTATCAATGAAGGGGAAAAACGCCCAAGTGAAATGCTTCGTGGTATTGCAACAGTTGATAGACGGGTGCTAAACCAACAATTGGCCGAAATGGTCAATGATGGTATTTTAAGTAAACAATCTTTCCATGAGCTTCCTCCCAGAGTAGAGTATTCATTGACACCCTTAGGGAAAAGTTTAGTGGAAGTACTCTGGAAATTAAATGCCTGGGGAGAACTTTTATTGGAAAATTCCAATAAAAATTAG
- a CDS encoding redoxin family protein, with protein MKNLEHKIAKLNANLANLRLEIKEIFGRSIQDLQSGDLTEKSLQIGDKVPNFSLMNSLHSEIELGKLLENGKVSVAFFRGNWCPYCNLELRLILMR; from the coding sequence ATGAAAAATTTAGAACACAAAATTGCTAAATTAAATGCGAATTTAGCTAATCTTCGTCTTGAAATAAAGGAAATATTTGGCAGATCCATTCAGGATCTTCAGTCTGGCGATCTAACCGAAAAGAGCCTGCAGATCGGGGACAAGGTCCCGAATTTTAGTTTGATGAATTCGCTGCATAGCGAAATTGAGCTCGGAAAACTTCTGGAGAATGGAAAGGTTAGCGTGGCCTTTTTCCGCGGCAACTGGTGTCCTTACTGTAATCTCGAGCTAAGACTAATATTGATGCGTTAA